In Xiphophorus hellerii strain 12219 chromosome 4, Xiphophorus_hellerii-4.1, whole genome shotgun sequence, a single genomic region encodes these proteins:
- the fgf7 gene encoding fibroblast growth factor 7, with translation MRKWMLTWNLQSLLSGLYLHAIFLFGSVCVVYSDCTPEQRVAIMNCSKHERHTRNYDYMEGGDVRIRQLFSGTQWFLTIDDSGNITGTQDPTNCYSILEIRTVSEGPTLAIKAVKSQYYICMNKAGNLQAKKTYSKNCDFKEGFLENHYNAYSSAKWTEKAMFIALNQRGRPMRGKRTRKASVASHFIPMKCWEEERRVE, from the exons ATGCGCAAATGGATGCTGACATGGAACCTTCAAAGTCTGCTCTCAGGACTCTACCTGCACGCGATCTTTCTGTTTGGCAGCGTGTGTGTGGTCTACAGTGACTGCACCCCCGAGCAACGCGTTGCCATCATGAACTGCTCTAAACACGAGCGCCACACCAGGAACTATGATTACATGGAGGGAGGAGATGTGCGCATTCGACAGCTGTTCAGCGGCACGCAGTGGTTCCTCACGATTGATGACTCGGGCAACATTACGGGAACTCAAGATCCTACCAACTGCTACA GTATCCTGGAGATCAGAACGGTGTCCGAGGGGCCCACGCTGGCCATCAAAGCTGTAAAGAGCCAGTATTACATCTGCATGAACAAGGCTGGAAATCTGCAAGCCAAG AAGACCTACAGCAAAAACTGCGACTTTAAGGAGGGTTTCCTAGAGAACCACTACAATGCTTACTCCTCTGCAAAGTGGACTGAAAAGGCAATGTTCATAGCGCTAAATCAGAGGGGGCGGCCAATGAGGGGGAAGAGGACCAGGAAGGCAAGCGTAGCTTCTCACTTCATCCCAATGAAATgctgggaggaggagaggagagtgGAGTGA
- the dtwd1 gene encoding tRNA-uridine aminocarboxypropyltransferase 1 isoform X1, giving the protein MLHMLLKYKHCVIAKSVYSNTNTSRSETATMSSLDGYQRFYSSCRDKPTVTGDLSDVHELAKEPLQGLKLASHAVLDTAQQRGRLKCSKCGGSRMFFCYTCCSLVGVNMQEIPVIKLPVKIDIIKHPNETDGKSTAVHAKILAPNDVTMYTYPCIPEFEKDKVVLVFPGPGAVSVQEMIQCLRDGSKNRSGDPFEKPCLKRMKGEAHAATNSAKDAQSGTPDEAQSSESRVYPLQRVVFIDSTWNQTNKISTDERLEGLLKVELKSRKTCFWRSQRGKPDTYLATIEAIYYFLKDFHQHCLSQEYTGEYDNLLFFYSYLHSLINRAKASAGKS; this is encoded by the exons ATGTTGCACATGCtactaaaatataaacattgtG TGATTGCAAAGTCAGTCTACTCCAATACAAATACATCCAGATCTGAAACAGCAACCATGAGCAGCCTGGACGGATACCAGCGATTTTATTCTAGTTGCCGTGACAAACCTACCGTCACCGGTGATTTATCAGACGTCCACGAGCTCGCCAAGGAGCCTCTCCAGGGGCTGAAATTGGCATCACATGCAGTGCTGGACACAGCCCAGCAAAGAGGCAGGTTGAAGTGCTCTAAATGCGGAGGGTCGAGGATGTTCTTCTGCTACACATGCTGCTCATTAGTGGGTGTCAACATGCAAGAAATTCCCGTAATCAAG CTCCCTGTGAAGATAGACATCATCAAGCATCCGAATGAAACAGACGGGAAGAGCACGGCAGTCCACGCCAAGATTCTTGCACCCAACGACGTCACAATGTATACCTACCCCTGCATTCCTGAGTTTGAAAAAGACAAG gTAGTGTTGGTGTTCCCAGGCCCAGGGGCTGTTTCAGTTCAAGAAATGATCCAGTGTTTACGTGACGGGAGTAAAAACAGGTCGGGAGACCCCTTTGAGAAACCCTGTCTTAAGAGGATGAAAGGTGAAGCTCACGCTGCCACAAACTCTGCTAAGGACGCACAGTCGGGGACCCCAGATgaagctcagagctcagagtcAAGAGTGTACCCTTTACAGAGGGTGGTCTTCATCGACAGCACCTGGAACCAGACCAACAAGATCAGCACAGACGAAAGGCTTGAAG gTTTGCTCAAGGTGGAACTGAAGTCGAGAAAAACTTGTTTCTGGCGGAGCCAGAGAGGCAAACCGGACACTTACCTGGCTACTATTGAGGCTATCTATTATTTCCTCAAAGACTTCCACCAGCACTGCCTCAGTCAGGAGTACACTGGAGAATATGACAATCTGCTGTTTTTCTACTCCTACCTGCATTCACTGATCAACAGAGCCAAAGCTTCTGCTGGAAAGTCCTGA
- the dtwd1 gene encoding tRNA-uridine aminocarboxypropyltransferase 1 isoform X2, whose product MWGRRGLLTVIAKSVYSNTNTSRSETATMSSLDGYQRFYSSCRDKPTVTGDLSDVHELAKEPLQGLKLASHAVLDTAQQRGRLKCSKCGGSRMFFCYTCCSLVGVNMQEIPVIKLPVKIDIIKHPNETDGKSTAVHAKILAPNDVTMYTYPCIPEFEKDKVVLVFPGPGAVSVQEMIQCLRDGSKNRSGDPFEKPCLKRMKGEAHAATNSAKDAQSGTPDEAQSSESRVYPLQRVVFIDSTWNQTNKISTDERLEGLLKVELKSRKTCFWRSQRGKPDTYLATIEAIYYFLKDFHQHCLSQEYTGEYDNLLFFYSYLHSLINRAKASAGKS is encoded by the exons ATGTGGGGAAGACGCGGGCTGCTTACTG TGATTGCAAAGTCAGTCTACTCCAATACAAATACATCCAGATCTGAAACAGCAACCATGAGCAGCCTGGACGGATACCAGCGATTTTATTCTAGTTGCCGTGACAAACCTACCGTCACCGGTGATTTATCAGACGTCCACGAGCTCGCCAAGGAGCCTCTCCAGGGGCTGAAATTGGCATCACATGCAGTGCTGGACACAGCCCAGCAAAGAGGCAGGTTGAAGTGCTCTAAATGCGGAGGGTCGAGGATGTTCTTCTGCTACACATGCTGCTCATTAGTGGGTGTCAACATGCAAGAAATTCCCGTAATCAAG CTCCCTGTGAAGATAGACATCATCAAGCATCCGAATGAAACAGACGGGAAGAGCACGGCAGTCCACGCCAAGATTCTTGCACCCAACGACGTCACAATGTATACCTACCCCTGCATTCCTGAGTTTGAAAAAGACAAG gTAGTGTTGGTGTTCCCAGGCCCAGGGGCTGTTTCAGTTCAAGAAATGATCCAGTGTTTACGTGACGGGAGTAAAAACAGGTCGGGAGACCCCTTTGAGAAACCCTGTCTTAAGAGGATGAAAGGTGAAGCTCACGCTGCCACAAACTCTGCTAAGGACGCACAGTCGGGGACCCCAGATgaagctcagagctcagagtcAAGAGTGTACCCTTTACAGAGGGTGGTCTTCATCGACAGCACCTGGAACCAGACCAACAAGATCAGCACAGACGAAAGGCTTGAAG gTTTGCTCAAGGTGGAACTGAAGTCGAGAAAAACTTGTTTCTGGCGGAGCCAGAGAGGCAAACCGGACACTTACCTGGCTACTATTGAGGCTATCTATTATTTCCTCAAAGACTTCCACCAGCACTGCCTCAGTCAGGAGTACACTGGAGAATATGACAATCTGCTGTTTTTCTACTCCTACCTGCATTCACTGATCAACAGAGCCAAAGCTTCTGCTGGAAAGTCCTGA